The proteins below come from a single Streptosporangiales bacterium genomic window:
- a CDS encoding tripartite tricarboxylate transporter permease produces MSTLDLLLAGFEHILTPANLAFAMLGCLLGMLTGVIPGFGPAAATSLLLPLAFVVGPTGSTIMIAAIYYGSMYGGTITSVLLNVPGEVSSVATCIDGYQMTKQGKAGKALAIAAVGSFVGGTVAFVGLVFSTHFASVALELRPPELFALSLLALSLVVALTGRSVVKGLVAAGLGLFVGIVGLDPVTGTPRFTGGGLDLQDGISFITVAIGIIGLAEILESIGRKAAIDFSGNIGPVRMTRQDLKESSGSIARGTVLGFFFGLVPGSPAAAGTFISYVIEKRVSKHPERFGRGAIQGVAGPETTNNALGMSNYIPLLTLGIPSSTTMAILLGAFTINGLQPGPLLFAQHPDIAWGLIASLFVSNVILLVLSLPLVRVWVHFLRIPTQVLYCVTLVFMTLGTYSINNSMFDVLVMWIAGLVGFALRRIEVPVAPLALTLVLGPLLESNFRRALSIQHGDYTGLLAGPVCVVAYGLLGAVVIAKVVTTIRGRNAHRSIASASQVDDEARTSELDRNGDPQ; encoded by the coding sequence ATGAGCACCCTCGACCTTCTCCTCGCGGGTTTCGAGCACATCCTGACGCCCGCGAACCTGGCGTTCGCGATGCTGGGCTGCCTCCTCGGAATGCTGACCGGCGTCATCCCGGGATTCGGCCCTGCCGCGGCCACCTCACTGCTGCTGCCGCTCGCCTTCGTCGTCGGACCGACGGGGTCGACCATCATGATCGCGGCGATCTACTACGGGTCGATGTACGGCGGCACGATCACGTCGGTGCTGCTGAACGTTCCCGGCGAGGTCTCCTCGGTGGCGACCTGCATCGACGGCTACCAGATGACCAAGCAGGGCAAGGCGGGCAAGGCGCTGGCGATCGCCGCCGTCGGCTCGTTCGTCGGTGGCACCGTCGCGTTCGTGGGGCTGGTGTTCTCCACGCACTTCGCCAGCGTCGCGCTGGAGCTGCGTCCGCCCGAGCTCTTCGCGCTCAGCCTGCTGGCGCTGTCGCTCGTCGTCGCGCTCACCGGGCGCTCCGTCGTGAAGGGTCTCGTCGCCGCGGGCCTCGGCCTGTTCGTGGGCATCGTGGGACTCGACCCGGTGACGGGCACACCCAGGTTCACCGGAGGCGGCCTCGACCTGCAGGACGGCATCTCGTTCATCACGGTGGCGATCGGCATCATCGGCCTGGCGGAGATCCTGGAGAGCATCGGGCGCAAGGCCGCGATCGACTTCTCCGGCAACATCGGTCCGGTCCGCATGACGAGGCAGGACCTGAAGGAGTCGAGCGGCTCGATCGCCCGTGGCACCGTCCTCGGCTTCTTCTTCGGGCTCGTGCCCGGGTCACCGGCCGCCGCGGGGACGTTCATCTCCTACGTGATCGAGAAGCGGGTCTCGAAGCACCCGGAGCGGTTCGGCCGCGGCGCGATCCAGGGCGTCGCGGGACCGGAGACGACGAACAACGCGCTCGGCATGTCCAACTACATCCCGCTGCTCACCCTCGGCATCCCGTCGTCCACGACGATGGCGATCCTCCTCGGCGCGTTCACGATCAACGGACTCCAGCCCGGCCCGCTGCTCTTCGCGCAGCATCCCGACATCGCCTGGGGGCTCATCGCGAGCCTCTTCGTGTCCAACGTGATCCTGCTCGTGCTGAGCCTGCCGCTCGTCCGGGTGTGGGTGCACTTCCTGCGGATACCCACCCAGGTCCTGTACTGCGTGACGCTCGTGTTCATGACACTCGGCACGTACAGCATCAACAACAGCATGTTCGACGTGCTGGTCATGTGGATCGCCGGGCTGGTCGGCTTCGCCCTGCGGCGGATCGAGGTCCCTGTGGCCCCGCTCGCCCTCACGCTCGTGCTCGGACCGCTGCTGGAGTCGAACTTCCGCCGTGCGCTGTCGATCCAGCACGGCGACTACACCGGCCTCCTCGCCGGCCCGGTCTGCGTCGTGGCGTACGGCCTGCTCGGCGCGGTGGTGATCGCGAAGGTCGTCACCACGATCCGCGGGAGGAACGCACACCGATCCATCGCCTCGGCGTCGCAGGTCGACGACGAGGCACGAACGAGTGAGCTCGACAGAAACGGAGATCCGCAATGA